TCGACGACCTCGTGCGCGCGCTGAAGGCGGAGGAGTGGTGAAGCGGACCTCTCCGGGCGTGCTGGTGGTCCTCGCGCTGCTGTCGGCGGGGGCGGGCTACGGCTTCGACCATCTGCTCACCGCCACCGGGCGCGCCACGTTCACCCCGTCGATCCTGCTGCCGGTGCTGCTGCTCCTGCTCGCGGCCGCGACGCTCGCTCTGGCCTGGCCCGTGCGCCGCAGTGTGCGTGGCGGCAGGCGCATCGACCCGTTCCGGGCGCTGCGCGCCTCGACCCTGGCGCGCGCCTCGAGCCTGCTCGGCGCGATCCTCGCCGGCTTCGGTGCGGGACTCCTGATCTTCCTCTCGACGCGACCCGTGCCCGCGCCGGTAGGGTCGACTGTGGCGATGGCGGCTCTCATCGTCGGCGCACTGGTGCTGACCGGGGCCGCG
This is a stretch of genomic DNA from Microbacterium sp. YJN-G. It encodes these proteins:
- a CDS encoding DUF3180 domain-containing protein, whose translation is MKRTSPGVLVVLALLSAGAGYGFDHLLTATGRATFTPSILLPVLLLLLAAATLALAWPVRRSVRGGRRIDPFRALRASTLARASSLLGAILAGFGAGLLIFLSTRPVPAPVGSTVAMAALIVGALVLTGAALAAEQFCTLPKDPDDRELDEPAP